GATGACGATCGAATGGAAACAACAGGGGGACGGGCTGATCTCGGGGTACAACATTTATATCAGCGAATCACCGATCTTGTCGGATACTGCGGCTCCGGTCAATTTCGCGCCATATCCCGGCGATACAGACCCCGATGATGGCGTGGAGCGTTACGAAGCGGGTAGTCTCGAAAATGGGAAGAAGTATTTCGTGACTGTCAGGGTGATCAATCCGGATCGAACCCTCTCGGCGCCCTCCAATCAGGCAATGACCATTTGCGGGCCGCGGGGCGAGATCTTGCTTGATTCGCGATTTGCCGGAGAACAGGATGGATACGCACTGACCCGAGCCGCGTACGTCCGCTCCCAGAGTGATCAAAATGATCTCTATTTTTATAACTCAGGGGGAACTGATTATCTCGCCTCGCCGGACCGGCTTGATGGTTACAATCGAAAGAGCAGGTTCAATAAGCTGTCGTTGAAAGGGAGTCTCGCGGAGATCCGCTCGCGCGTGAGAAGTGTCAGTGAAATACCCAAGGCGGATCGCATCGCGGTCAAAGTCGGTGATTGGGTCCACGTGCGGACAGCGGATAACCGGAATGGTCTGCTACATGTGATCGGGTTTGCTGGCGAAGGGAAAGCGCGCGGTATTCGACTGGAGATTGCGTTTTGTCCGGCCGAGAATGAGATGATCTTCTGAGCGGATCAGCGCATCCGCTTTTCGATCGCGTCGCCAAAACGCTCGATATCGGTCATCTCCAGATAGACCTGTCCGGAGATCCGCATCCATAATTGGCCATTCCAGCCATGTATCTGGGCCTCGATCTTTTCCTCAAACAACATTTGGTCGCGCAGCGCAAACGCATCCGCTTTGGTACTTCCGAACGAGAGTGGCAGGGGGAGAGTCGCCATCGTCCCGATCATCTCTTTCGGAGTCGTGAGCGAAGTGCCAAATCGCTTGCAGAGACGGTTGGCTCCTTCCCATGCCACCGAATGGTTGTATTGTCGCATTTCGGCAGCGCCAAGCGAACGTATAAATTCAATACCCGCAGGTGCGGATAGGAAGTTGGTCGGATCTTTGGTGCCGACCCAATCAAATTCTTCGGTCATCCCTTTGTCGAACCCCCAGGAGATGACGGGTGAGTGAATAGAACCCTGGTGTTTTTTGTCGGCCCAGAGGATACCGCATCCACGCGGGGCAAAGGCCCATTTGTGGAGATTCCCCACATACCAATCGACTCCGAGCGAGGAGATATCCAGGTCGATCGCTCCCGGCGCATGCGCACCATCGATCAGGATCGGAACAGCATGTCTCCTGCAAACCGAGGCGATCTCGGCGATCGGCATCAGGAGTGCGCTTTCGGACGTGATATGGTCGATGAGGGCAAGGCGGGTTTTCGGGCCAATCCCTTGCTCGACAGCCCGGACGACCTGCCCGGGGTCGGTGATCGGAATCGGCAGGGTGATGATCCTGACTTTCGCTTTAGTCAATCTGCCGACGTACTGCGCCGTGTAGGCGATCGAACCATAGGCATGGTCGAGCAAAACGATCTCGTCATCGGGTTGAAAATCCAGTGACTGGAGAATGGCGTTAATACCGGTGGTGGCATTGTCGACAAATACCAGATCATCGCCGTTGGCGCCAAGGAACCTGGCCACATCGTCGGCCGCCTGACGGATTAGCGATTTCGGATGGAGCGGTCGGCCGTGCTGGAAAGTGTACTCCCGAAACATGAACTTGGCCGGATCGGATTCCATACGATCGCGAAGGAGTTGCTGAGCATCCAAAACCTTACGCGGGGTGGCCCCGACTGTCCCATGATTCAAGTAGGTGATATCCGGGCTCAGTTTCCACTCGCTGAGCATCGCGTGGCCGAATTGCGGCATCGGAGCGTTTCCTCTCTGGTCGAAAGTCAGTACAGACAGATTGAAGTGAGAATGCAGTGATGAAAGGAAGATGACAAGGGGAAATTGACCGACCGACGCGGCAATTGCCGGGTTTATTGTCACCGTAACAAAACCATCTTGCGGGCGGTCACCCGATCTGCCGCCTGGAGGCGGTAGAGATAAACTCCGGAAGCCACCTGATTGCCGGATTGATCGGTCCCATTCCAAACAACGCGGTAGTCGCCGGATGGCTTTTCTTCATCGAGCAATCGTCGCACACGCTGGCCAAGAATGTTGAACACCTCGACTGTCACCCGACTGCGTTCAGGCAGGGAAAACGCTATGACTGTGGTCGGATTGAAAGGGTTGGGGTAATTCTGTGCCAGGAAAAAGCCGGGTAAGGTCGGTGTCACAGGCGCGAGGGAATCGATCAGGTTCTGGGCTTTCTTGTAGATCCATTCAATCAAACTCCGCGCGCCAGGTTGTTCAAGATACCAGAGGTGAAACCCAAACGTGAAGGTCAGGGTGCTGTCTACCTGCTTCATCAATCCGACCGGTTCAGTCTCGACCAGGCTGGTTGCCGGCATGGAGGACCCAAACTGATAGATCACTGTTGTCAGGCTGTCCGGGCGGAATGCGGATACATGCGAAGGGGTGGCAGATGGCCAGGCGTTCGTCAGGATCGACTGAAACGTACTTCTCGTGCTGTCGTATCGGACCTCGGGGGCATCGGCGACTGGCACCACATACGAGAAAGCCAGCAGGCTATCGACATATGGCGCGACGGCACGGTTGCGATAGTAGGCCCAACCTATGGCAAAGATCGAGTCAACTCCAAAGTACTGATTCACCAGTGCAGAATTCCGCGAATACCATTGTGGCATGGTATAGGAATTGAATTCCGGACCACCCAGATTGGCGAACTGGCCGCAATAGACCAGCACTCCCTTGTACCCCAAAAACCTGGCAAAGCCATGTTCTTCGTCCTCATACCAATTGCGCAAGACATGGTCCCGAATGTTGTCATCGACTATGACAATTTTGTATCGGGTGAAGAGCCGCCAGTCGAGACAGGCAGGTAGAGTCGGATGACATCCGGCGAGGCTGTCTGCCAGGGAATAAATATCGTAATCGTACCCTTGCAGAACACGTTGATAGAACTGGTCAATGGAATCCTCAACGGTATAACTTCCAAAGCGAAGACCATGCGTCAGGACCAGGAAATCCTTTTGTGGTTCATCGACCGTCCAGACCTGAACATGGCTCGCATGGTCGCTCTCGAAACCGCTGGAATCGATCGCTGTCACCAGATAGAGACTACCGCTCGACGGGCCATTATCGACAAATTCGGTTTCATCGGAACCGACAGTCGCGAAGGGGGTGATCGCATAGAAGTAGTAATCGATACCGCCCTCGGAGACTGTGTCAATCTCATCTCCAGTCGCATTGGTTGAATAATGCGGGGGGTACCAGTTGTTGGCTGCCACAGTGTCGGGAAAGCGATAAATGTTATACTGGCGCACGGCCGCTCCGGCGGAGGCGGACCACCTCAGTCTGGCTGACTCGTCGCTTTTGACATAGAGCATCGTGTCGATCGGCACAGGCGGAGTGAGGGCCGTGGGAACCGTCACCGCCATTGTCGGTGAATTCAAGCGTGATTCACCTCCAACCATGTGTCGGACCGCGAATGTGTATCCTCCCGAGTGAGGGAGAGAATTGAGCGTAAGATCATTTTCCTCAGTGGTGACGATTATCGGGAGCGAATCAGGGGAGTACCAGGGGGGAGACACCCCTGCATGGCGGTACTCTTCCAGGGGAATTGGCTGTCCAAGCAGTTGGTAACCGTCGATTCCACCGCCTACCCAGGGATCCCAACTCACGATGATTGAATCGCCGGTGACGACCGATGTTCGCAAGTTGGTCGGGGGATAGGTTGGATCACGAAGCAATGAGGCGAGTGAATCGGCGATCCGGC
This genomic interval from bacterium contains the following:
- a CDS encoding fibronectin type III domain-containing protein, with the translated sequence MTNRNLFLLLAAMATGSLIQCSSPKKVTVADEIPAEAPAVIPVDLKVEPGNERMTIEWKQQGDGLISGYNIYISESPILSDTAAPVNFAPYPGDTDPDDGVERYEAGSLENGKKYFVTVRVINPDRTLSAPSNQAMTICGPRGEILLDSRFAGEQDGYALTRAAYVRSQSDQNDLYFYNSGGTDYLASPDRLDGYNRKSRFNKLSLKGSLAEIRSRVRSVSEIPKADRIAVKVGDWVHVRTADNRNGLLHVIGFAGEGKARGIRLEIAFCPAENEMIF
- a CDS encoding aminotransferase class V-fold PLP-dependent enzyme; this translates as MPQFGHAMLSEWKLSPDITYLNHGTVGATPRKVLDAQQLLRDRMESDPAKFMFREYTFQHGRPLHPKSLIRQAADDVARFLGANGDDLVFVDNATTGINAILQSLDFQPDDEIVLLDHAYGSIAYTAQYVGRLTKAKVRIITLPIPITDPGQVVRAVEQGIGPKTRLALIDHITSESALLMPIAEIASVCRRHAVPILIDGAHAPGAIDLDISSLGVDWYVGNLHKWAFAPRGCGILWADKKHQGSIHSPVISWGFDKGMTEEFDWVGTKDPTNFLSAPAGIEFIRSLGAAEMRQYNHSVAWEGANRLCKRFGTSLTTPKEMIGTMATLPLPLSFGSTKADAFALRDQMLFEEKIEAQIHGWNGQLWMRISGQVYLEMTDIERFGDAIEKRMR
- a CDS encoding T9SS type A sorting domain-containing protein, with the translated sequence MVLNRYSTFQPTFISCLLVLGFCHAQARPLERYNPPDSGRLVLNASASQTLEWPAPNFEFSTNEFRSNMTGFGQIGRPYSTEVPGSVKVHSFESPAGSEKEYLFGGGIWVGGIVGQDTLVSIAVDGWLSSRELLPVGFPSPGYKGVLNGCVSPAQLGVSAIFDDTIHSGTAYTNDHFDDTRYRPLNLLFANRGYVWDGEDAQYCLVYDLVITNICPDTIRQGYVGFYFDPDIGLLNSAGYLNDVAGSIPSERIGYVVDIDGDLEDSVTFERGFAAKVLYTSFGGRANFNWYVGGGGGLGALDYGPMLRANERDFGTGGTGYPLGDRNKYHVLSAPEWDFDQVMTSRLAGNAEWLPQSDTLRAYDLINGWDVRFLLSAGPFDLLPDSSVRIQYALLTAADIHTDPHIKDFLELAPELYVQSLHLDGLIAHGRIADSLASLLRDPTYPPTNLRTSVVTGDSIIVSWDPWVGGGIDGYQLLGQPIPLEEYRHAGVSPPWYSPDSLPIIVTTEENDLTLNSLPHSGGYTFAVRHMVGGESRLNSPTMAVTVPTALTPPVPIDTMLYVKSDESARLRWSASAGAAVRQYNIYRFPDTVAANNWYPPHYSTNATGDEIDTVSEGGIDYYFYAITPFATVGSDETEFVDNGPSSGSLYLVTAIDSSGFESDHASHVQVWTVDEPQKDFLVLTHGLRFGSYTVEDSIDQFYQRVLQGYDYDIYSLADSLAGCHPTLPACLDWRLFTRYKIVIVDDNIRDHVLRNWYEDEEHGFARFLGYKGVLVYCGQFANLGGPEFNSYTMPQWYSRNSALVNQYFGVDSIFAIGWAYYRNRAVAPYVDSLLAFSYVVPVADAPEVRYDSTRSTFQSILTNAWPSATPSHVSAFRPDSLTTVIYQFGSSMPATSLVETEPVGLMKQVDSTLTFTFGFHLWYLEQPGARSLIEWIYKKAQNLIDSLAPVTPTLPGFFLAQNYPNPFNPTTVIAFSLPERSRVTVEVFNILGQRVRRLLDEEKPSGDYRVVWNGTDQSGNQVASGVYLYRLQAADRVTARKMVLLR